In one window of Synechococcus sp. M16CYN DNA:
- a CDS encoding NAD-binding protein, which produces MSGKNGAKRGLGLLITPWQRPFSALAILIIVGTIGYRLTEGWDWGDCIWMVLITVSTIGYGEVETLSPQGRLVTVLIVVGGLVVVQLAIQRVLGLKESGYFHRLQKLHLHRMLELMHNHVILCGYGRIGQEIAAQLLRYNVPFVVIETDSNRRDVAESKGFKVLQADATLDETLLEAGLKRCKSLIAALPGDASNLYIVLSARDLCPDCRLVARASSDEATAKLRLAGASAVVNHHVAGGRVMATSALRPLALDFMELLVGSDHEIEEFQLNHKPQHLCKIYGRSLAELELGRRSGAMVLAILDQGRLIANPGSHIRLGPGQLLIVLGSQPQLSRFQDLLGEAVDSVTTTVPS; this is translated from the coding sequence ATGAGCGGCAAAAACGGGGCCAAAAGAGGGTTAGGTCTACTAATAACACCTTGGCAAAGACCATTCAGCGCTCTTGCCATCCTTATTATAGTTGGCACCATCGGCTACCGACTCACTGAAGGTTGGGATTGGGGTGATTGCATCTGGATGGTGTTAATCACCGTCAGTACAATCGGGTACGGCGAGGTAGAAACCCTCTCCCCACAAGGACGCTTGGTAACTGTTTTGATCGTGGTTGGTGGGCTCGTTGTCGTCCAGCTTGCGATTCAGCGGGTGCTGGGATTGAAAGAATCCGGTTACTTTCACAGACTACAGAAGCTTCACCTTCATCGCATGCTGGAGCTCATGCACAATCATGTCATCCTCTGCGGCTATGGACGTATCGGTCAGGAGATTGCTGCTCAACTATTAAGGTATAACGTTCCATTTGTGGTCATTGAAACGGATTCGAATCGTCGGGATGTGGCTGAATCTAAAGGGTTCAAGGTGCTACAGGCCGATGCAACGCTTGACGAAACACTTCTCGAAGCAGGATTGAAGCGCTGCAAAAGTCTCATAGCGGCTCTTCCAGGAGATGCTTCCAATTTATACATTGTTCTCAGCGCCAGGGATCTGTGTCCAGACTGTCGCCTTGTTGCACGGGCCAGCAGCGATGAAGCTACAGCCAAACTGCGATTGGCTGGAGCTTCGGCGGTTGTAAACCATCACGTGGCAGGCGGTCGAGTGATGGCCACCTCCGCTCTCCGCCCATTGGCACTCGATTTTATGGAACTTCTAGTAGGATCCGACCATGAAATCGAAGAGTTCCAACTCAATCATAAACCTCAACATCTCTGCAAAATCTATGGCCGCAGTTTAGCTGAGCTCGAACTTGGTCGACGCAGCGGAGCGATGGTGCTTGCGATCCTTGATCAAGGAAGATTGATCGCAAACCCAGGCAGTCACATACGGTTGGGTCCAGGCCAACTGCTGATCGTACTCGGCAGTCAACCACAGCTCTCCCGATTTCAGGATTTGCTCGGTGAGGCAGTAGACAGCGTTACAACAACAGTACCGAGTTGA
- the groL gene encoding chaperonin GroEL (60 kDa chaperone family; promotes refolding of misfolded polypeptides especially under stressful conditions; forms two stacked rings of heptamers to form a barrel-shaped 14mer; ends can be capped by GroES; misfolded proteins enter the barrel where they are refolded when GroES binds): MAKLVSFSDESRSSIERGVDALANAVRVTIGPRGRNVVLEKKFGAPDIVNDGDTIARDIELEDPFENLGAKLMQQVASKTKDKAGDGTTTATVLAQAMVHEGLRNTAAGASSVELRRGMEKAAAQIVAGLTNRSQAIASDTIQQVATVSSGGDEEVGRMIAEAMDRVSTDGVITVEESKSLATEVEVTEGMAFDRGYSSPYFVTDTDRQVCEFENPLILLTDRKISNVNDIVPVLETVQKSGSPLLILAEEVEGEALATLVMNKNRGVLQVAAVRAPSFGERRKATLSDIAVLTGGILISEDQAMTLDKVALDDLGHARRVTISKESTTIVANDDYRKAVGKRVAAIRRELDVTESDYDREKLNERIAKLGGGVAVIKVGAATETELRNRKLRIEDALNATRAAVEEGIVAGGGSTLLQLAEDLNSLAAKLDGDQRTGVEIVQRSLTAPIHQIATNAGHNGDVVIETMRQSGKGFNALSGDYEDLTKTGIVDATKVVRLAVQDAVSIASLLVTTEVAIADKPEPEAAAGSSSGDDPMGGGMGGMPGMGGMGGMPGMGGMGGMPGMGGMGGMPGMM, from the coding sequence ATGGCCAAACTTGTTTCCTTCTCTGACGAATCTCGCAGCTCAATTGAGCGTGGTGTTGATGCTTTAGCGAATGCCGTTCGCGTGACCATCGGGCCCCGGGGGCGAAACGTGGTTCTCGAGAAAAAGTTTGGTGCCCCAGACATCGTAAATGATGGTGACACCATTGCTCGCGATATTGAGCTCGAAGATCCTTTCGAAAATCTTGGTGCTAAGTTGATGCAACAGGTGGCGTCTAAGACTAAGGATAAGGCTGGAGACGGGACAACTACAGCGACCGTGCTTGCCCAAGCCATGGTGCATGAGGGACTTCGCAATACGGCAGCTGGGGCTAGCTCCGTAGAATTACGTCGCGGTATGGAAAAAGCTGCGGCTCAAATTGTCGCCGGTCTAACAAATCGAAGTCAGGCAATTGCTAGTGACACAATCCAACAAGTGGCCACAGTGAGCTCTGGCGGTGATGAAGAGGTTGGTCGCATGATCGCTGAAGCCATGGATCGGGTCAGCACTGACGGAGTCATCACAGTTGAGGAGTCCAAGTCACTGGCTACAGAGGTAGAGGTCACTGAAGGTATGGCCTTTGATCGAGGCTACAGCTCCCCCTACTTCGTCACTGATACAGACCGTCAGGTCTGTGAATTCGAGAATCCACTCATCTTGCTGACTGATCGAAAGATCAGCAACGTTAACGATATTGTTCCAGTTCTTGAAACGGTTCAGAAGAGTGGTTCTCCTCTACTGATCCTTGCGGAGGAAGTGGAGGGTGAGGCACTTGCCACTCTCGTGATGAACAAGAATCGCGGTGTTCTTCAGGTAGCTGCTGTACGTGCCCCTTCTTTTGGGGAACGACGTAAAGCAACTCTGTCTGATATTGCTGTTCTCACGGGTGGCATCCTGATCAGTGAAGATCAAGCAATGACTCTCGACAAGGTAGCTCTGGACGATCTTGGTCACGCTCGCAGGGTAACTATCAGCAAGGAGAGCACTACCATCGTCGCCAACGACGACTACCGTAAGGCTGTTGGTAAACGTGTTGCAGCGATTAGGCGCGAACTCGATGTCACAGAATCTGACTACGACCGCGAAAAACTTAATGAGCGGATCGCCAAGCTTGGTGGCGGAGTAGCTGTTATCAAGGTTGGTGCCGCGACTGAAACCGAGCTGAGAAACCGAAAGCTTAGAATCGAGGATGCTCTCAACGCCACCCGTGCAGCGGTAGAAGAAGGCATCGTTGCTGGTGGTGGAAGCACACTTTTGCAATTGGCCGAAGATCTCAACAGCTTGGCGGCTAAACTGGACGGTGATCAGCGCACCGGCGTGGAAATCGTGCAACGATCCCTTACTGCACCCATTCATCAGATAGCTACTAATGCAGGGCACAATGGTGACGTGGTGATTGAGACCATGCGTCAAAGTGGTAAAGGATTTAATGCCCTCAGTGGTGATTACGAAGATTTAACAAAGACTGGCATTGTGGATGCGACGAAAGTCGTGCGTTTAGCTGTTCAAGACGCAGTGTCTATCGCCTCTTTGCTTGTGACAACAGAAGTTGCAATTGCAGACAAACCAGAACCCGAGGCTGCTGCTGGCTCCTCCAGTGGAGACGACCCCATGGGCGGAGGTATGGGAGGTATGCCTGGTATGGGAGGTATGGGAGGTATGCCTGGTATGGGAGGTATGGGAGGTATGCCTGGTATGGGAGGTATGGGAGGTATGCCTGGTATGATGTAA
- a CDS encoding N-acetylmannosamine-6-phosphate 2-epimerase yields the protein MIPTTKVLNQGLIVSVQAPWGSPIRDPEVIASIAEASLRSGAVGVRLESPEHIGAVRRRCPKALIIGLWKCAFPGSDVYITPGWREIQAVWSAGADVIALDATDRRRPNSQLLADLTQRARHELQATLMADIDSVQNGLFAAKLGCDWIGTTLYGHTEKTSDRTPPGLELLPDLRRHLGLSVRLICEGGIKSPTEARSALRAGADNVVVGTAITGVDLQVAAYCHQLTH from the coding sequence ATGATCCCAACGACTAAAGTCCTTAATCAGGGGCTGATCGTTTCTGTACAAGCACCTTGGGGATCTCCTATACGTGACCCAGAGGTGATTGCTTCGATTGCCGAGGCTTCGCTACGCAGTGGTGCAGTTGGTGTGCGCTTGGAAAGCCCTGAGCATATTGGCGCTGTTCGGCGCCGTTGTCCAAAGGCACTGATTATTGGTCTATGGAAATGCGCCTTTCCTGGTAGTGATGTGTACATCACGCCTGGCTGGAGAGAAATTCAAGCGGTTTGGTCAGCGGGAGCTGACGTGATTGCTTTGGACGCAACAGATCGTCGGCGTCCCAACAGTCAATTACTAGCAGATTTGACACAACGTGCTCGCCACGAGCTGCAAGCCACACTAATGGCAGATATCGATAGTGTCCAAAACGGTCTTTTTGCAGCAAAGCTTGGCTGCGATTGGATTGGGACTACCTTATACGGTCATACAGAAAAAACGTCAGATCGTACACCTCCAGGACTAGAGCTGTTGCCAGATCTACGTCGCCACCTCGGTCTATCAGTCCGGTTGATTTGCGAAGGAGGAATCAAATCGCCGACAGAAGCCCGCTCGGCTCTCAGAGCTGGAGCGGACAATGTTGTCGTCGGGACTGCAATTACAGGTGTGGATCTTCAAGTAGCAGCCTATTGTCACCAACTAACTCATTAG
- the fabG gene encoding 3-oxoacyl-[acyl-carrier-protein] reductase, which translates to MHPTASLAGQTALVTGGGRGIGKAIALGLGDAGAEVVVNYSTSATAAEEVVRTIEASGGKAYALQSNVSVETEVDSLIKAILERSGRIDVLVNNAGITRDGLLMRMKIDDWQSVIDLNLTGIFLCCRAIARPMLKQKSGRIINITSVVGLMGNAGQANYAAAKAGVIGLTRTAAKELASRGITVNAVAPGFIATDMTKDLNTEAILKDIPLGTFGTQEQVAGVVRFLAGDPAAAYITGQVLQVDGGMVMA; encoded by the coding sequence ATGCATCCTACCGCTTCTCTTGCTGGTCAGACTGCTCTGGTAACAGGAGGCGGCCGCGGTATTGGCAAGGCCATCGCACTGGGACTGGGAGATGCCGGCGCCGAAGTAGTAGTGAACTACTCCACTTCAGCTACTGCAGCTGAGGAGGTTGTTCGTACTATCGAAGCTTCAGGAGGCAAGGCTTACGCTCTCCAGTCCAACGTGTCCGTTGAAACCGAGGTAGATAGTCTAATTAAAGCCATTTTAGAGCGCAGCGGCCGCATCGATGTCCTTGTGAATAACGCTGGTATCACAAGAGATGGCCTGTTGATGCGTATGAAAATAGATGACTGGCAATCAGTGATCGACCTTAATCTCACCGGTATCTTCCTTTGCTGCAGAGCAATTGCTAGGCCAATGCTAAAGCAAAAAAGCGGCCGTATCATCAACATCACGTCCGTTGTAGGCTTAATGGGGAATGCAGGGCAAGCCAATTATGCTGCAGCGAAAGCCGGTGTCATTGGTCTCACTCGAACCGCGGCCAAGGAGCTAGCTAGTCGCGGCATTACTGTGAATGCCGTAGCCCCTGGTTTCATTGCCACGGATATGACAAAGGATTTGAATACTGAAGCTATTTTGAAGGATATTCCGTTAGGTACTTTTGGGACTCAGGAACAAGTCGCTGGAGTTGTAAGGTTTCTCGCGGGGGACCCTGCCGCGGCCTACATCACTGGTCAAGTTCTCCAAGTTGATGGGGGCATGGTGATGGCTTGA